The following proteins are co-located in the Rippkaea orientalis PCC 8801 genome:
- a CDS encoding S-(hydroxymethyl)glutathione dehydrogenase/class III alcohol dehydrogenase produces the protein MDVKAAVAFEAGKPLTIETVHLEGPKTGEVLVEIKATGVCHTDAYTLSGKDPEGLFPAILGHEGAGIVVEVGKGVTSLKPGDHVIPLYIPECRQCEYCLSLKTNLCQAVRATQGRGVMPDGTSRFSLDGQTLYHYMGTSTFANYTILPEISLAKIREDAPFDKVCYIGCGVTTGIGAVINTAKVEPGAKVVVFGLGGIGLNVIQGAKLVGADMIVGVDINPKKRALAEKFGMTHFVNPQEVDGDLVPYLVDLTKGGADYSFECIGNVKLMRQALECCHKGWGVSTIIGVAGAGEEISTRPFQLVTGRVWKGTAFGGARGRTDVPKIVDWYMDGKINIDDLITHVMPLEKINDAFDLMHHGDSIRSVITF, from the coding sequence ATGGATGTTAAAGCCGCCGTAGCCTTTGAAGCGGGAAAACCCCTCACCATCGAAACAGTACACCTCGAAGGACCCAAAACCGGGGAAGTCCTCGTAGAAATCAAGGCCACAGGGGTTTGTCATACGGATGCCTATACCTTGTCAGGAAAAGACCCAGAAGGCTTATTTCCAGCGATTTTAGGGCATGAAGGGGCAGGTATCGTCGTGGAAGTCGGAAAAGGAGTTACTAGCCTCAAACCCGGAGATCACGTCATTCCGCTTTACATCCCCGAATGTCGGCAGTGCGAATATTGTCTTAGCTTAAAAACCAATCTTTGTCAAGCAGTTCGTGCAACCCAAGGGCGGGGGGTAATGCCCGACGGTACAAGTCGTTTTTCACTGGACGGACAAACCCTTTACCACTACATGGGAACCTCTACCTTCGCAAATTATACCATACTTCCGGAAATTTCGCTAGCAAAAATCCGTGAAGATGCCCCTTTTGATAAAGTTTGTTACATTGGCTGCGGCGTAACAACGGGTATCGGCGCGGTGATTAACACTGCTAAAGTCGAACCAGGGGCAAAAGTGGTCGTTTTTGGCTTGGGAGGTATTGGCTTAAATGTGATTCAAGGGGCAAAATTGGTCGGGGCTGATATGATTGTTGGGGTAGATATTAACCCGAAAAAACGCGCTTTAGCCGAAAAATTTGGCATGACTCACTTTGTTAACCCCCAAGAAGTTGATGGGGACTTAGTGCCGTATTTGGTTGATTTAACGAAGGGTGGGGCGGATTATAGTTTTGAATGTATTGGTAATGTTAAACTGATGCGACAGGCCTTAGAATGCTGTCATAAAGGTTGGGGTGTTTCGACGATAATTGGGGTAGCGGGTGCAGGGGAAGAAATTAGTACCCGTCCCTTTCAATTAGTAACAGGAAGGGTATGGAAAGGGACGGCTTTTGGGGGTGCAAGAGGTCGTACAGATGTCCCGAAAATTGTTGATTGGTATATGGATGGTAAGATTAATATTGATGACTTGATTACTCATGTTATGCCCCTAGAAAAGATTAATGATGCCTTTGATTTAATGCACCACGGGGACTCAATTCGGAGTGTTATTACGTTTTAG
- the glp gene encoding gephyrin-like molybdotransferase Glp, whose amino-acid sequence MISVAEAESIILNLVTPIKDTEIISLEDSLGRILAETVTSQLDFPYWDNSAMDGYAVKFEDVAQSTPESPTILEIIEEIPAGINPQKSLQSGQASRIFTGAMLPRGADTIIMQENTEKKDNQVVILSSPDSPQTFVRKQGEYYQAGSSLLSPGILINAPEIAVLATAQCSTIRVYRRPRVAILSTGDELVTPSQPLQPGQIVDSNQYALAAFVSRLGAIPIKLGIVPDDKNQLLEKMKEAINCADFVLSTGGVSVGDYDYIEQLLSELGGEILINGIAVTPGKPLTVVKFTNNDCVYFGIPGNPVSALVSCWRFVQPAIRKLSGLSADWYPKFIKAKSCQTLRSRGQRETYFWGQLQLVDNHYEFELAPGTQSSANLINLAGTNALAMLPVGTTNINSGEEVLVMFNVI is encoded by the coding sequence ATGATTTCTGTTGCTGAAGCTGAATCTATTATCCTTAACTTAGTTACTCCCATTAAAGACACCGAAATTATTAGTCTAGAAGACTCTTTAGGGCGTATTTTAGCCGAAACTGTTACCAGTCAATTAGACTTTCCTTATTGGGATAATTCAGCCATGGATGGCTATGCTGTTAAGTTTGAAGATGTTGCCCAATCGACTCCAGAAAGTCCTACCATTTTAGAGATTATTGAAGAAATACCCGCCGGAATTAACCCCCAAAAATCCTTACAATCAGGACAAGCTTCCCGCATCTTTACGGGAGCTATGTTACCTAGGGGTGCTGATACAATTATTATGCAAGAAAACACCGAAAAAAAAGATAATCAAGTGGTTATTTTATCGAGTCCAGACTCTCCTCAAACCTTTGTGAGAAAGCAAGGAGAATATTATCAAGCAGGAAGTTCTTTATTATCCCCTGGAATACTCATTAATGCTCCAGAAATAGCTGTATTAGCAACAGCACAATGTTCCACAATAAGGGTTTATCGTCGTCCTCGTGTTGCTATTCTTTCCACGGGAGATGAATTAGTGACTCCTTCTCAACCTCTCCAACCTGGACAAATTGTGGATTCTAATCAATATGCTTTAGCTGCTTTTGTGAGTCGTTTAGGGGCAATTCCGATTAAATTAGGTATTGTTCCTGATGATAAAAATCAGCTATTAGAAAAGATGAAAGAAGCCATTAATTGTGCTGATTTTGTACTCTCAACCGGGGGGGTTTCTGTAGGAGATTATGATTATATAGAACAACTTTTGTCAGAATTGGGAGGAGAAATTTTAATTAATGGTATTGCTGTAACTCCTGGCAAACCTCTAACAGTAGTAAAGTTTACTAATAATGACTGTGTTTATTTTGGTATTCCAGGGAATCCCGTATCAGCCTTAGTCAGTTGTTGGCGATTTGTACAACCAGCTATCAGAAAATTATCAGGACTTTCAGCAGATTGGTATCCTAAGTTTATTAAAGCAAAATCTTGTCAAACTTTGCGATCGCGTGGTCAACGAGAAACCTATTTTTGGGGACAATTGCAGTTAGTTGATAATCATTACGAATTTGAATTAGCACCAGGAACTCAAAGTTCAGCCAATTTAATTAATCTAGCAGGTACTAATGCTCTCGCTATGCTACCTGTGGGAACAACTAATATTAACTCAGGGGAAGAAGTCTTAGTCATGTTCAATGTTATTTGA
- the hypF gene encoding carbamoyltransferase HypF has product MLKKRLKLVISGAVQGVGFRPFIYRLATELKLTGWVNNSASGVFIEVEGSLENLENFLLKIPTEKPPRSQIQSIETTWLDCLGYNSFEIRHSVSGEKTAIVLPDLATCSDCLNEIFDPNNRRYRYPFTNCTNCGPRYSIIEALPYDRPQTTMKGFMMCCECQQEYENPRDRRFHAQPNACPRCGPQLALWNAHGEFLANQNLALKMAANAIKEGKILAIKGLGGFHLMVDGSNHTAVEELRQRKRRPHKPFALMYPSLDSAKSHCKISPLEEQLLTSPEAPIVLLKRKPHTINLWPFIAPNNPYWGVMLPYTPLHHLLLSDLNFPLVATSGNLSDEPICIEEGEALQRLSPIADLFLVHNRPILRPVDDSVVRIMGGREMILRRARGYAPFPIGLQESEGKISPHPPHTPHPLPLSPSLLATGGHLKNTVAILRDNQVFISQHIGDLSTSEALGAFYQVMDSLKGLYDFEPQIIVCDAHPDYLSSQFAQSQGLPVIKVQHHYAHILSCMTEQGVKSPVLGVAWDGTGYGDDGTIWGGEFLLITEGNYQRVAHFEPFKLPGGDRAVKEPRRIALALIYQIFESFDGLENLPLFDHFSIRELNLIKQMLSRNLNTPITSSVGRLFDGVASLLGICQDISFEGQGAIALEYVIGDLQTNAIYPYKILEETLPLVINWEGIVRGILADLLDNLKPGEISAKFHNTLIEIIINIAEKISQKKVIVTGGCFQNKYLTERAIKRLIQENFTPVWHQKVPPNDGGISLGQIMAAVTRLELGKEV; this is encoded by the coding sequence ATGCTCAAAAAACGTTTAAAATTAGTTATTTCAGGAGCCGTTCAAGGGGTTGGATTTCGTCCTTTTATTTATCGATTAGCAACAGAGTTAAAACTAACGGGCTGGGTTAATAACTCAGCTTCAGGAGTTTTCATTGAAGTAGAAGGAAGTTTAGAAAACCTGGAAAACTTTTTATTAAAAATCCCAACAGAAAAGCCACCGCGATCGCAAATTCAATCTATTGAAACTACTTGGTTAGACTGTCTTGGATATAATTCCTTTGAAATTCGCCATAGCGTTAGTGGCGAAAAAACCGCTATTGTTTTACCGGACTTAGCCACTTGTTCCGACTGTTTAAACGAGATTTTCGACCCTAACAATCGACGCTATCGCTATCCTTTTACCAATTGTACCAACTGTGGTCCGCGTTATAGCATTATTGAAGCCTTACCCTACGATCGCCCCCAAACCACGATGAAAGGCTTTATGATGTGTTGTGAGTGTCAACAGGAATACGAAAACCCCCGCGATCGCCGATTTCACGCTCAACCCAACGCTTGTCCTCGTTGTGGTCCCCAATTAGCTTTATGGAATGCTCACGGGGAATTCTTAGCTAACCAAAATTTAGCTCTAAAAATGGCCGCAAATGCCATAAAAGAGGGAAAAATTCTTGCAATTAAAGGGTTAGGTGGGTTTCATTTAATGGTGGATGGAAGTAACCATACTGCTGTTGAGGAACTCCGACAACGCAAACGCCGTCCCCATAAACCTTTTGCCTTGATGTATCCTAGCTTAGACTCAGCGAAAAGCCATTGTAAAATTAGTCCCCTAGAAGAACAGTTATTAACGTCTCCTGAAGCCCCCATTGTCCTGCTGAAGCGAAAACCCCATACAATCAATTTATGGCCGTTTATTGCGCCCAATAACCCCTATTGGGGAGTTATGTTACCGTATACTCCCTTACATCATCTCCTACTCTCAGACTTGAATTTTCCTTTAGTGGCTACCAGTGGGAATCTGTCCGATGAACCTATCTGTATTGAGGAAGGGGAAGCTTTACAGAGATTAAGCCCAATTGCTGACCTATTTTTAGTGCATAATCGCCCAATTTTACGCCCAGTTGATGATTCCGTCGTGCGTATCATGGGAGGACGGGAAATGATTCTTCGTCGCGCGAGAGGTTATGCACCCTTTCCCATTGGGTTACAGGAGTCAGAAGGCAAAATATCTCCCCACCCTCCCCACACTCCCCACCCTCTCCCTCTCTCCCCCTCTCTTCTAGCAACGGGGGGACATTTAAAGAACACAGTGGCGATTTTACGCGATAATCAGGTATTTATTAGTCAACATATTGGAGATTTAAGCACATCTGAAGCATTAGGGGCATTTTATCAAGTAATGGACAGTTTAAAGGGACTTTATGATTTTGAACCCCAGATAATCGTCTGTGATGCCCATCCTGACTATCTTTCGAGTCAATTTGCTCAGTCCCAAGGTTTACCCGTCATTAAAGTCCAACACCATTATGCTCATATTCTCTCCTGTATGACAGAACAAGGGGTAAAATCTCCCGTTTTAGGGGTTGCTTGGGATGGGACGGGATACGGAGATGATGGGACAATTTGGGGGGGAGAATTTTTGTTAATAACTGAAGGAAATTATCAAAGAGTTGCTCATTTTGAACCTTTTAAATTACCAGGAGGAGATCGAGCCGTTAAAGAACCTAGACGTATTGCTTTAGCTTTAATTTATCAGATTTTTGAGTCGTTTGATGGCTTAGAAAATTTACCATTATTCGATCACTTTTCTATTCGAGAATTGAATCTGATTAAACAAATGTTGTCCCGTAATCTCAATACCCCTATAACCTCAAGTGTAGGACGGTTATTTGATGGGGTTGCGTCCCTATTAGGGATCTGTCAAGACATCAGTTTTGAAGGACAAGGAGCGATCGCGTTAGAATATGTAATTGGTGATCTTCAAACTAATGCTATTTATCCCTATAAAATCTTAGAAGAAACCTTACCGTTAGTGATTAATTGGGAAGGCATTGTTAGAGGAATTTTAGCTGATCTTTTAGATAACTTAAAACCAGGAGAAATTTCTGCTAAATTTCATAATACCTTGATAGAAATTATCATCAATATTGCCGAGAAAATATCACAAAAAAAAGTTATAGTTACTGGAGGATGTTTTCAAAATAAATATCTAACTGAACGGGCTATTAAGCGTTTAATTCAAGAAAATTTTACCCCAGTTTGGCATCAAAAAGTTCCTCCTAATGATGGAGGAATTTCTTTAGGACAAATTATGGCAGCAGTCACAAGATTAGAGTTAGGTAAAGAGGTTTAA
- a CDS encoding DUF2252 domain-containing protein, whose product MNKLIKIFPKLFLVFIIIGLLNIWGIGSKTLAEPINNNQRTEQIVKSIESDTAKLLEGMPQQEQDCLKAQKYCKMGEAIFPFYRATNHLFWSDFAQDSRLNQFGNPKTKTWLSGDLHIDNFGSYANDKGEVIFDLNDFDESMVADYQYDLWRLATSIILASNQGNLLSPSEQEQVIEELSESYLNTLASYQGNDDETKIYFTQKNTSNPVKKLLEKAQKQTQEELLNEWTTVENNQRKFDLSNSKLGSPCDLQDTIKAQINAYSQPIIQTLNYDKTFFTIKDIARRLNAGLGSLGTPRYYVLIEGKTSNLDDDLLLDIKRQYKPIPYQFLGLQDQQNYDQNFDNDAQRHAVAYRALIKKANDYLGWIQIVDDNVTNGDLSGYYSVQEISAKEKSLKTEKLTSKDDWITMAKLWGQILATDHARADQDFSEKYVPYSLEKQVTQLTDGKHKQFLELVKTIAFDYAAQVQVDYDSFVKELKPQNCSSSDCSQGC is encoded by the coding sequence ATGAATAAACTTATCAAAATTTTCCCTAAATTATTTTTAGTATTTATTATCATTGGATTACTCAATATCTGGGGAATTGGTTCTAAAACTTTAGCGGAACCCATTAATAATAATCAGCGAACGGAACAAATTGTTAAGTCTATTGAATCAGATACCGCGAAATTACTAGAAGGAATGCCTCAACAAGAACAAGATTGCTTGAAGGCTCAAAAATATTGTAAGATGGGAGAAGCTATTTTTCCATTTTATCGAGCTACTAATCATTTATTTTGGTCTGATTTTGCTCAAGATAGTCGCCTCAATCAGTTTGGCAATCCTAAAACCAAAACCTGGTTATCGGGGGATCTTCATATCGATAATTTTGGATCTTATGCTAATGATAAAGGGGAAGTTATTTTTGATCTGAATGATTTTGATGAATCGATGGTTGCTGATTATCAGTATGATTTATGGAGACTAGCAACCAGTATTATTTTAGCCTCAAATCAAGGTAATCTTCTGAGCCCATCTGAACAGGAACAAGTCATTGAGGAGTTAAGCGAATCCTACTTAAATACCTTAGCTTCCTATCAAGGTAATGACGACGAAACTAAAATATATTTTACTCAAAAAAATACCTCTAATCCAGTTAAAAAGCTTTTAGAAAAAGCCCAAAAACAAACCCAAGAAGAGTTATTAAATGAATGGACAACAGTAGAAAATAATCAACGAAAATTTGATTTATCTAATTCTAAATTAGGATCACCTTGTGATCTACAGGACACGATTAAAGCTCAGATAAATGCTTATAGTCAACCCATTATTCAAACCCTAAACTATGACAAAACCTTCTTTACAATCAAAGACATCGCTCGACGATTAAATGCTGGTTTAGGTTCCCTCGGAACTCCTCGTTACTATGTATTAATCGAAGGAAAAACCAGTAATTTAGATGACGATTTACTCTTAGACATCAAGCGTCAATATAAACCCATTCCTTACCAATTCTTAGGATTACAAGATCAACAAAACTACGATCAAAATTTCGACAATGATGCTCAACGTCATGCTGTTGCTTACCGTGCTCTCATTAAAAAAGCAAATGATTATTTAGGATGGATACAAATTGTTGATGACAATGTTACTAATGGAGATTTATCAGGATATTATTCTGTGCAGGAAATATCAGCTAAGGAAAAATCGCTCAAAACTGAAAAATTAACCAGTAAAGATGACTGGATAACCATGGCAAAATTATGGGGACAAATTCTGGCAACTGATCACGCAAGAGCCGATCAAGATTTCTCTGAAAAGTATGTTCCTTATTCCCTAGAAAAACAAGTAACTCAACTGACTGATGGGAAGCATAAACAATTCCTAGAATTAGTTAAAACAATTGCTTTTGATTATGCAGCACAAGTTCAAGTTGATTATGATAGTTTTGTTAAAGAATTAAAACCTCAAAATTGTTCCTCTAGTGACTGTAGTCAAGGATGTTAA
- a CDS encoding alpha/beta hydrolase — protein sequence MNPYRLFSQGLMRQLIQGLTLATLSASLTTLPVAAYQRLHFIYPPINRSLGIDSLTLFAEEGIVNRELEDYLNLAGVNDQQKAEFREALRKKAPVDPIQLSRFLNSSLGESILERLGVLISIRGGRNGKYAIRGAMVKAALDPQEGLTVLNVFRNLAVDMQFNLDDIFITADYIDLLGRGTDGVVEEMKRLAAMEANNGTPVNFSTLPDLRQPGSYGVAPERIWQLKDESRDRNFDALVVQPQRWREGKIPVVIISHGLASRPEDFADRAKQLASYGYLVVLPRHIGSDTRQLQAMLEGFSREVYKVSEFVDRPLDISYVIDELERRNNPEFQGRLDLQNVGVMGHSFGGYTALAVAGASLDFATLENQCSRRIWGPNLSLLLQCQALELPRKEYNFRDERVTSILIINPVTSAIFGQKGLNQVKIPVMIGAGSSDPATPAAVEQLKAFVWINTDDKYLLLVEGQAHVNFSKLDASTKALIDSLPNLQVPKQEIIDSYGNALLPAFAEVYVAKNEAFRPFLTSAYGKYISEQPNALHLVQAEADVPLSELFNRLKPEHFPAIYSPRISNSNP from the coding sequence ATGAATCCCTATCGACTCTTTTCTCAAGGCTTAATGCGTCAATTGATACAAGGATTAACCTTAGCAACCCTTTCAGCCTCTTTAACTACGCTTCCGGTTGCCGCTTACCAAAGATTACATTTTATCTATCCGCCTATCAATCGATCGCTAGGGATTGATTCCTTGACTTTGTTTGCTGAAGAAGGAATTGTTAATCGAGAATTAGAAGATTATTTGAATTTAGCCGGGGTTAATGACCAGCAAAAAGCAGAATTTCGAGAAGCTTTACGCAAAAAAGCCCCTGTTGATCCCATCCAACTGTCCCGCTTTCTTAACTCTTCCCTTGGAGAATCTATCTTAGAACGCTTAGGAGTCCTCATTTCCATTCGCGGGGGACGCAATGGGAAATATGCCATCAGAGGGGCGATGGTTAAAGCTGCTTTAGATCCCCAAGAAGGACTGACGGTACTCAACGTCTTCCGAAACCTAGCAGTGGATATGCAGTTTAATTTAGATGATATCTTTATCACTGCTGACTACATCGATCTTTTAGGACGGGGAACCGATGGGGTAGTGGAGGAAATGAAACGCCTAGCAGCAATGGAAGCCAATAATGGAACCCCTGTTAATTTTTCCACATTGCCAGATCTGCGCCAACCGGGAAGCTACGGGGTTGCTCCTGAGAGAATCTGGCAACTTAAAGATGAAAGCCGCGATCGCAATTTTGATGCTCTTGTAGTCCAGCCGCAACGCTGGCGTGAGGGCAAAATTCCCGTAGTTATTATATCCCACGGGTTAGCCTCTCGGCCGGAAGATTTTGCTGATCGTGCTAAACAACTCGCTTCCTACGGTTATTTAGTCGTCTTACCCCGACATATTGGCAGCGATACCCGACAACTGCAAGCTATGTTAGAGGGCTTTTCGCGGGAAGTCTATAAAGTCAGTGAATTTGTTGATCGTCCCCTCGATATTAGCTACGTTATTGATGAATTAGAAAGACGCAATAATCCAGAGTTTCAAGGACGTTTAGATCTGCAAAATGTGGGCGTTATGGGGCATTCTTTTGGTGGTTACACCGCTTTAGCTGTAGCGGGTGCGTCCTTAGATTTTGCCACTCTAGAAAACCAATGCAGTCGTAGAATTTGGGGTCCGAATCTTTCTTTATTGCTTCAATGTCAAGCTTTAGAATTGCCTCGAAAAGAGTATAATTTTCGGGATGAACGAGTGACTTCTATCTTGATTATTAATCCGGTTACAAGTGCTATTTTCGGACAAAAAGGGCTTAATCAAGTGAAAATTCCGGTCATGATTGGGGCCGGAAGTAGTGATCCAGCAACGCCAGCGGCCGTGGAACAACTTAAAGCTTTTGTTTGGATTAATACTGATGATAAATATTTACTGTTAGTAGAAGGACAAGCTCATGTTAACTTTTCTAAGTTAGATGCGAGTACCAAAGCGTTAATTGATTCCTTACCGAATTTACAAGTTCCTAAACAAGAGATTATTGATAGTTATGGCAATGCTTTGTTACCCGCTTTTGCTGAGGTTTATGTTGCTAAAAACGAAGCTTTTCGTCCTTTTTTGACCTCAGCTTATGGAAAATATATTAGTGAACAACCTAATGCTTTGCATCTTGTCCAAGCTGAAGCCGATGTTCCTTTAAGTGAGTTATTTAATCGCTTAAAACCTGAACATTTTCCTGCTATTTATTCCCCTAGAATCAGTAATAGTAATCCCTAA
- a CDS encoding isoaspartyl peptidase/L-asparaginase — translation MTPIQPKLILHGGASSLADKGGLESVRHSLHDIVQEVYQLLENGGTAVDAVVLGCQRLEDEPRFNAGTGSVLQSDGQVRMSASLMDGITQTFSGVINVSRVKNPIELAKFLQTQSDRILSDLGSSELARELQMPIYDPLTEFRALEWIEEWKDNFQSKMGRLIAQPSPEARRGTIGVVALDSQGNIAAGTSTGGKGLERIGRVSDSAMPAGNYANPHAGVSCTGIGEDIVNECLAARIVIRVTDGLSLPDAMEKSMKESQTNQRDFGAIALDHTGVLSWGKTCEIILAAYHNGATIGDTLEWDPHELMGYCR, via the coding sequence ATGACCCCAATACAACCTAAATTAATTCTTCATGGTGGAGCAAGTTCTTTAGCGGACAAAGGCGGCTTAGAAAGCGTCCGTCACTCCCTACATGATATTGTTCAAGAAGTCTATCAACTTTTAGAAAACGGTGGAACTGCTGTTGATGCAGTGGTTCTCGGTTGCCAACGTCTCGAAGACGAACCCCGTTTTAATGCCGGAACCGGATCAGTGTTACAGTCTGATGGACAAGTTCGCATGAGTGCCTCATTAATGGACGGCATCACTCAAACCTTTAGCGGAGTGATTAACGTTTCCCGCGTCAAAAATCCGATAGAATTAGCTAAATTTCTGCAAACTCAGAGCGATCGCATCCTATCTGATCTTGGTTCGTCGGAATTAGCTAGGGAATTACAAATGCCCATCTATGACCCCCTGACAGAATTTCGGGCTCTAGAATGGATTGAAGAGTGGAAAGACAACTTTCAAAGCAAAATGGGGCGATTAATTGCCCAACCTTCCCCCGAAGCGCGGCGAGGGACTATTGGTGTGGTTGCCCTTGATAGTCAGGGAAACATCGCTGCTGGAACGTCTACAGGGGGTAAAGGACTCGAACGGATTGGACGAGTCAGTGACTCCGCTATGCCAGCCGGAAACTACGCTAATCCCCATGCAGGAGTTAGTTGTACCGGAATTGGGGAAGATATCGTTAATGAATGTCTGGCGGCACGAATTGTTATTCGGGTGACTGATGGTCTAAGTTTACCCGATGCCATGGAAAAATCAATGAAAGAATCCCAAACCAATCAACGAGACTTTGGCGCGATCGCCCTCGATCATACTGGAGTGCTTTCCTGGGGCAAAACCTGCGAAATTATTTTAGCGGCCTATCACAATGGGGCTACCATTGGGGATACTTTAGAATGGGACCCTCACGAATTAATGGGATATTGCCGTTAG
- a CDS encoding DUF2256 domain-containing protein: MARQRLKSNLPTKICPVCGFSFTWRKKWAKCWDDVKYCSERCRRHRSSNQQP, translated from the coding sequence ATGGCACGTCAACGCTTAAAATCTAACCTACCCACTAAAATTTGTCCCGTCTGTGGTTTTTCCTTTACCTGGCGCAAAAAATGGGCCAAATGTTGGGATGATGTAAAGTATTGCTCTGAACGGTGTCGTCGCCATCGTTCCTCTAACCAGCAGCCCTAA